The following DNA comes from Papaver somniferum cultivar HN1 chromosome 4, ASM357369v1, whole genome shotgun sequence.
ACAGCATCATTAATACCTTTTAGAGCTAATGCAGCCACATCGTATGCAATAGCCGCCATCTCCGGTGTTTGAAATGTACCAAGCCAAATCCTTGTTGTCTTACGTGGTTCACGTATCTCCGATACCCATTTTCCACTCCGACATCGTATTCCTCGATAAAGCGGATGTTTTCCAGTGGTTATTACCGGTTTATGACGATGAGTAGTTGTTAAtccaccaacaccaccagaaccAGCAAAAGCAGCAGCTCCACCActtgaaggagaggaagatgaagatgaaggagaggtggcggtggcggtggtgataTTGGCAGTTATTGGTAGTTGGTGTTGGTTGGGTAGTTGATGAGATAATTCAGAGGCTAAAGAAAGAGGGTCTGGTGGTACTAGTACAATATTAACAGGTGGTTGCTGTGGTGTTGGGTCACCATGTTGGACATTAGCAGCAACTGGgtctttctttttcatttcatctATGAATGATGTCTAGAGAGAGAGAATGAAttatggagagagagagagagagagagaacatGAGAGGAGGTAGTGATTGATTGTAGGAGGAGGAGAGAGACGTTGGTATTTAAGGGGGATTTGAAAGAAGATGGTGAAAATAAAAACGAGGAGAGTTTGCGGATTTAAAAAGAGAAATCAGGTGGTGGTAGGGTTAAAAGTAAGCAAGAAAGCGAGAAGCGGCACAGACACACACGTACGAAGCGCGCACACAGATAAAACGCGGATTTGCCATGCATATAAGCAGCTAAAAGCTAGCAATTAGCTGTTGCCTGTAACAACAGATGATGAACGAGCAGGCACTTAATATTGAGTGATTTAGTCGTCACTAAAAAACTATAGTATCATGAATAAATATCTTCATCATAGGATTAATTAACCACATGGAGATACATATGTAGTTTGGCCTGCAATAGGAAATGTGACAAAGGTAAAAACTCGTACAGTTTTGGCTGTAAAAGCTATTATTTGTTACTGTTCTTTTGGTTTGCCTCGATTGTTCCATGGTGTTCAAAAGGGCTTAGCCTTCCTTTTCTTCTCGAAATAAAAACATGCTGTTACCAAAACAAGGCAGTCAATAGAATCATTTTACTAGCTTAATTCCTAGGAAGGTCGACCGGAAGTTGATTCATGCAATTGATAGGttccaattttattttatatttcgtGATTCAAATCAATAGTTCATACCAcgtcaagaaaattttggttaagattttttttttgaaaggaattttttttaaaatattttggttGAAATTAACGCAAGGACAAAATTATTATCGTTGTTTTTAATTTGTTACGCTCATGTTTTGTATGTTCTTTGGAGTAAGTTGTACATATAATTGGCAAGAATAAAGAGTTGATAGATATCGGGTATTGGTCTAAACATGTTGGTCGAGAATTATTCGAATTCCAAATACCAAACCCTATTTGAATTGATAGGTAACCAGCCTCTCAATTCCCGACCATCCTTTTAACGAATTAGTAGATCACATTATTTGAAGAGATTAATCAACTTTTAAGAACTGACCCATTCAAGAAATGTACATGAATAAGTAGTAGGTATATGTAATCCAAACAATAATGATAAGCACATACACATTAGTTATTAGGGGTTTACTTTTAGCCGAAAAGGGTAACGGTTTCATTCAAAAGCCGTTGAATAGATTAGTATTTGAAAATATATTCATATTTCTATGGACAAAATCTAGCCAACAAGGTGGGTATCGATTTTATATTCAAATTctgtggtgttggtggtgaaaagAAGTCAAGTTTGATCACAAAAGAGTTTGtcattttcatgaaaaataatcttAGATTTGTAGGCACTATATTGTTTAATGTCCTGCAGACAATGTCTTTTGATTATGGCCCCATTTTTGATCCTTGGAAATCCTCTATTTGTAAGGAAAATCTACAGTAGCTAGATTGTATGTCTGTGTGTCGAAATTTCTCGGCTTTGGAGGCAAAATTATGATGTATTAGGTTTTCATTCAAGGTCTGTTTACAGAATAGTTGGTGTTTAGTCCGTGTTAATTCATTGGTAATTGTCGGTTTTTAGAGATGCGAAAAACATTTTTGTTACCAGGTATAATCCGTGTTCACTGCATGAACGAATTGGAAAGATAGACATAAACCTAGCTAGTCGCATATAGAGAGTGATGGGAGAGTCATGGGACCTTGTGCTCTAATGAGTCTAATGGTGTTACAACTTTTTTGAAACTAAAGATTAGTACTATATTTATGCCAAGCTAGTACGGATGGGAAATTGAGAATAGACCCTTCACTTACGAAATGAAACTATTCCTCCGGTCAATTTCATTGCTGGGTTATCCGATTTCATTGGAATTACTGATCCTGTGGTGAGAATTATTTTTGTTCTATATAAAGTAACTCATTCTCGATAACACTAACATAAAATCACCAAAAGTTTAGAGCAAAGGCTATGTGCAAGTGCAACAAAAAGAAAATACATTTTTTAAAGACCACTAATTTATGCAAAGACCAAGCACTACGGGAGAgggcatcccttccctatccctcaaataAAAGGAGGGATAGTACAAGAAAGGCAACCTCATTATGGTGCCCGGTTTTCACTTTCCTACATgacacggctactgagtagccgtatgaATAGTGTCAAATGGCTACTCAGTTGCTGTATCAGTCAACTTGTTGACTTGACCAATACGGTTCGCACCAGAGAGTCTTCAAGTCGAAAGGGGTTGTGGAGAGgaaaaaaatagagaagaagaagaaatggccgtGAGTGCTTGCTTCTGATGACTTGTTCCTATAACACGGCTACTCAGTTGTTGTATCAGTCAACTTGTTGACTTGACCAATACGGCAGCTGAGTAGCCGTGTTATAGGAACAAGTCATCAGAAGCAAGCACTCacggccatttcttcttcttctctatttttttcCTCTCCACAACCCCTTTCGACTTGAAGACTCTCTGGTGCGATTCAGGAGCTAAAATTGAATGGGTTTGTTCCTTAGTACCCGGTGAagtatttcatttttttcaatttcGTGTTTCATCAACAAAAGCCTCCAAGGTGAGtgtttcaaattttagggtttaaatttaatTTGATTGTGATTATGACTAAATTGGAGATGTTAGGTTGATTATAATGCGTCCTTGTATGTTGTTTGATAGTTTGCGACATTGTTGATTGAAGTTATGATATTTTGTTGATTAAATCAAAGAGGTTGTTGTTTATGAATAATTTTTGATTTAGATATGGTATTGTTATTGATAATTTTGGATTGATGGATGATTAAATGAATATGTATTATGTCTAGGACAGATTGTTGGCAGAGAGATTGTATTTGGATGAATAATTTTGGATTGATTGATTATTTTATTGTGATTTGATAGTGGCTAATATTTTTTGTTGCTCTTGTATAATATATCCATTGTAGAACTTTTGCATAATGgattgttttgtgatgattttgtgTACATGTGTGTTGTAGATGTACTCCGATGATTTTCAACGAATTATGGATGGTAGAATTCAGGTTTCTTCAAAAAATCATAGTGATCATAAACTGAAAGTCCCAACCTCGACAGATGATAGGGGTAAACCTCTAAAACATCGAAGTAGTGTAAGCCAACTTCATGGAATGTATACTGCAGTTTCTAGATTTCCACATGGTATACAAATTGTAGACGGCTGTGGGTTTGGTTCAATTTTCGAAATATATTATTCGAAACTACAAGACAACTGCCTAACTACTGGTATATTTGAAAGGTGGTGGCATACCACCAATACATTTCACTTCCCTAGTTTTGAAATAAGATTTTCCCCATTAGACTTCACTCAAATTAGCAAAATTCCTATTGGCCAAGGAAATCCCATATCATTGGAAGAAATTAGTATGGACCAACTGCATCAGATTGCTCCTGAAACCATAGATTGTTTGCTCCCATATATAAACGCGGAAGCTACAACAAGAAGAAGGAGAGGAGAAGAATCTAGAGTCATAATAGGAATAGAACAAGTTAGACAAGAAAACTTAGTCGACTTGAGAGGTCAAATTGTAGATAGATGCAAGGGGATCAAGAAGAGTTTGATTAAATTGTGTCTTGACCATAGAGTCGGCCTAGAAAACGATGTTGTATTTCAGGAGAAAATTGCAAGATGGTTTTTGATGTGGTGTTTTAGGAATGtccttttcccaaacaagaacaatgTTGTTGAGATTAAATGGCTAAGTATGATGATGGATTTAAATGTGCTGAGGCATTATGATTGGGGTTCGATGTTGTACGGTAGTATGTTATGGGGCTTGAGTACTGGAGTAACGGACAACAAGTCTTATTTGCAGTTATTTTCGTATCTTACTTTCCTTACTTGTTTATTATTGGTGACCGTATAACGCAGTTAGTTGTTAATAATAACTAATAATGTTGTAGCCTTGGTTTTGGTCATATTTCCGATGTCTATTTCCCTATATAAAGCCGGAGAATGAAAATAAAGATCTGTGGCCGGCGGGTAGGTTATATGATGAAGACCAAAGAGACTTGAGCAGAGGCGCACAAAGTGATACAGATACCCATTCAGTGACTCTTGTGCGTTACCAGATTGATAACTTCTCATTCAATTCTGTAGTATGGTCTCCATGGGAGGAAAGTGAATGAAAAACTAATCCCGAGGTAGAGGCTAAACAAATCTCTGTAACACGGAGGGTCTTTTACGATTCATTTGGACATAACGCCTTGTACCTGGGCGAACGGTGTATCAAACAAGTTCTTGGAATGACAGTAATATTGTTCAATCCTCCTGATTCAACAGTAGACATCAACACCCACTATTTGTACGCCGACAGTCAACTTAATCCCTTGCATTATGTTGAAGTACCCGATCATGAATAAAGCTGTGGTGGAAGGAGAGTTCAGTTGGGAAGTACTCAGGTGTAATTGTACATGAAGGAAACAGAGATTTGTATGGTACACAAGATCCTGAAGGTTATGTACGCCGACCAGCACCGCCACGAAAAAGCACATGCACAGAAGAGCCAGCTTTTGGAGATCGATTTGCATTAGTTCCCTTTCTTCTCTCTCTCAATTAGCTTCAatttgttgttgtgttgtctctAGTAAACTTTCCATAATTTGGTTTTGCTGTTGCTGACGAGGTGCGACTGTCATTCGGGATTCTTTTAGAAAATCAACAAGTTTACTGCCCGCGCCGCTCATCTGGTAGTCTTGCGAGAATGGTGTAGTGGGTCTGCTTGGCCCAGCGACCTTTTTATTAATTTGGGCTTTTTTCGTTGCTCTCGACTTGCGTTTATCTTCTGTAAATCCACCTGACGACGTTCCAGGTATTGTACTTGGGTTCGTACTAGGGGTATATCCTAATGAAAAAGGGATACCGCTAGGGAAATTATGAGCGTTTGGAATTTGATTTGCAAATGGAGTTTCGGCGAATTCGCTTGTAGGTGTATTTTGAGAAGATGGGGTTGGAGTAATAAACATATTTGAGAAATTTCCATGAAATTGAGATGACATAGGATTAGAATCTTGGTCCATATCTTCAGCTACACCTACTTGTACATTTGGAACATCGTTAAGCAGGTCATACTCAGCATCTCGAGTAAAGTTTTTTTTGTGTATTTCAACATGATAGCTTCTCGCAATTATCATCTACATCAATGTAAACAAACCATAAATAAGATAcacataaataaaaatatttacaaacAACATATACAACAACTATAATGAACATATTTAGATAACATACCCGGTTATTGAATTCCGAGTATGGATTACTTGCAACGGCTCTTGCAACACATTCAGAAAAGTTATTCACTTCATTCTTGATTACGTTAAACCTATTACGAACGCTTTTTATAGTACGCTCGTGTCGATTCCCACTACAAGCTTccataaatttttgaaaaaggATTTTATAAAACTCATTCTTATCTTCATAACTGCTATAATTAAGAGTACAGTACTGATTAACAATGTGATAATCTTCCAAAGTACTAAATTTCGCTATATGTTTCCTTTTTTGCTTTTGAGTCTCCGCCCTTGATTagcaaaacaaaatttaaaactCTTAAAGAAGAAAATTTGAGAGATTTTAGTGTAGAAAACTAATTGTAAGAAGAGAGGATTTGATGTGATTTGAGTAGAGAATTAGAGTGGTATTTAGAAgattttgaaaaaatgaccgTTGGGATCCGACGATGGAGAAGATAGAGCCGTTATTAgtgatggatggttaggatcgggtgtgagagaAGTGTAAACGAAAAAAGCTCAAACAAATATATTTACGGAAACGGCTACTCATTAGCCATGTAAAATTTTACGGCAACTCAGTAGCCGTATCAACTTCCATACGGCTACAGAGTAGCCGTAAAACGTAAATTTATACGACAACTAAGTAGATGTGTGATTTCCCTTACCTACTAGCAGGATCAAATATGATCCTCCTTGTagggatatggaagaccatagtagatgattttttgttttttttttctacatacgagggatagggaagggaaaaggagcaccatagtgcttggcctaacaATTTGGTCATGCAATAATAAGGTCACGAGGTAAATTTTGGGTCACTAAATTATTGTCAGGTCACGTGAGTTTGGGCCACATAATAAAAATTGTGGCATTGATAAATATAGGCCAGTAAAAATTTAGTTATGGGGCAATTTTTGGGTTACTTGTAGTTGCATTGTAAAAATTTAGTCATGGAGTAATCTTGAGAAATATTATCATATTTTTGGTAAcagttaggatttagattagaatataaaatattaaattataaCTCAATTTAAGCATGTGCATTATAAAAAGGAATCGTATTGTTGCTACATGAGGGAATTGGATATACATAGAGTCATTTATGAAAATCTGACTAATAAAAGGTGGGATTGCCTGATCCCATATCGCGGTTGAGTAATTTGTTGCTTGGTTTTCGTCGGCTGTATAGTTTGTAAGACCATCTGTCGCTTGGTTTCCTTCTTGATAATTGTGTTGTATATATTACATAAAGGAATTTGGAGCATTCTTTGttttatttctgcaatcatttctgATATATATACCAAGGAGCTTCTTTTGGGCTCTTTATGAAGCACATGAGATTCTTTAAGTTTGTTTCAAACAACACTTTAGTCCATTGTCTTTCCGTCGTCATTCTGGCTGTTATCACGATTTCCCATGTTCCCGCGGTGAGAGCATTAGTTATTCCTAAAGGTTTTGCAAGAGCAATCAATGTATGCGCAACCAAATCCATACAAATGAAACCCTCTCTTGTTATTTCTGGGTGGCCCCTAGCAACCCCATCAGTGTATATTTTTATCCAATCCTGTTCTGGTATGGACCATCCTACgaatattgttgttgttgttgttgttttgatgGTGCTTGTCGTAATCCTGAATGGCGGTTCCCTAGAGAAAATTGATGG
Coding sequences within:
- the LOC113276263 gene encoding ethylene-responsive transcription factor ERF027-like, with the protein product MKKKDPVAANVQHGDPTPQQPPVNIVLVPPDPLSLASELSHQLPNQHQLPITANITTATATSPSSSSSSPSSGGAAAFAGSGGVGGLTTTHRHKPVITTGKHPLYRGIRCRSGKWVSEIREPRKTTRIWLGTFQTPEMAAIAYDVAALALKGINDAVLNFPDSVSSYPKPASSSPNDIRAAATAAASAASSSSAALSGQEKMPPSQGTTSQDDINKDGLNDDMKKDEGAGSSANTLNDGDDRNDNEFMIDEEEIFNMPKLLLNMAEGMLVSPPRIISPPSHDSPENSDCESLWNY